In one Dermacentor variabilis isolate Ectoservices chromosome 4, ASM5094787v1, whole genome shotgun sequence genomic region, the following are encoded:
- the LOC142579976 gene encoding uncharacterized protein LOC142579976 isoform X2 yields MAKLQQQQQGNDPTSTSGKEHPCPFCERVFPTAERLAVHVKVHQGGPRRPLKCKECCRRFPRIDKLRAHQVVHRVGKPHQCELCGKAFTHKQTLTEHLLRHTGVRQHQCDLCPQSFYFRADLTSHRRRHTGERPFKCRVCHRCFVGHADQLRHERLHSGDRPYHCPICQRRFGRNSVLERHLMCHTGERPYQCHLCPNTFTRSYLLQDHLKDHPQPQHYLGSLSMHTKMRGKLRQRKITAAAAVSMSAVPGGPPSSASPLPTQTVVAASTSSVPGKKLDTAPVSSAQEAAAASTLSATPKEVPHSAPSPLHNASTPKVKRASKCKAKGKAKGKAKDQAKPMCSPVTSLSLLGYCALSEVELGNAFVPPLSSSLNQNLHLQKHVYEKKPGNLRNVRAKQQQKNMVASGTSPAVVSNATTNIPSSSSPRLTADMAEVKQASRADYMHRPTTVMVSPLSPEAQTTNLVARAQPMMYPPGSYRILPFHSDLYGASGHGLVVSSFTDHSSLVSDHMGKVWPQPALEGAASLLPCDAMPGGGHRVSEVEPQAGLSHPLWGDQDLQQTDNQCIAELKEELNLMNSLSACPVVPEDIGRHSRPLSQRCSICHMKPRGWLHRSVGKARRRQWDMSQATAFFT; encoded by the exons ATGGCgaaactgcagcagcagcaacagggaAATGACCCTACTAGCACCAGTGGGAAAGAGCATCCCTGCCCCTTTTGCGAGCGGGTCTTCCCAACTGCCGAGCGGCTGGCAGTGCACGTTAAGGTGCACCAGGGTGGCCCCAGGCGACCACTCAAGTGCAAAGAGTGTTGCCGCAGGTTCCCTCGAATCGACAAGCTACGTGCACACCAGGTGGTCCACCGGGTTGGCAAGCCCCATCAATGTGAACTCTGTGGCAAAGCATTCACGCACAA GCAAACTCTCACAGAGCACCTTCTCCGGCACACGGGCGTGCGTCAGCATCAGTGCGACCTGTGCCCCCAGAGCTTCTACTTCCGTGCCGACCTGACCAGCCACCGGCGCCGGCACACGGGTGAGCGGCCATTCAAGTGTCGCGTGTGCCACCGGTGCTTTGTTGGCCATGCTGACCAGCTGCGCCACGAGCGGTTGCACAGTGGCGACCGGCCCTACCACTGCCCCATCTGCCAGCGCAGGTTTGGCCGCAACAGTGTCCTCGAGCGGCACTTAATGTGCCACACGGGCGAGCGACCATACCAGTGCCATCTCTGCCCAAACACATTTACGCGCTCCTACCTGCTCCAGGACCACTTGAAGGACCACCCACAGCCGCAGCACTACCTCGGTTCTCTGAGTATGCACACGAAAATGAGAGGAAAGCTGCGGCAACGTAAGAtaacagctgctgctgctgtctccaTGTCAGCTGTGCCAGGAGGGCCACCCAGTTCAGCATCTCCACTACCTACTCAAACAGTGGTGGCTGCTTCCACATCTTCTGTTCCTGGAAAGAAGCTTGATACAGCACCTGTGTCATCAGCCCAGGAAGCAGCTGCTGCTTCAACTTTATCCGCAACGCCAAAGGAGGTGCCGCATTCAGCACCTTCACCGCTGCACAATGCTAGCACACCCAAAGTAAAGCGGGCCTCGAAATGCAAGGCAAAAGGCAAGGCAAAAGGCAAGGCAAAAGACCAAGCAAAGCCTATGTGCAGCCCAGTGACCAGTTTGTCTTTGTTGGGTTATTGCGCCCTGTCCGAGGTGGAGCTTGGCAATGCATTTGTGCCCCCACTTTCATCTTCGCTAAACCAGAATTTGCACCTTCAGAAACATGTCTATGAAAAAAAGCCAGGAAACCTCAGGAACGTGCGAgcaaagcagcagcagaagaacaTGGTGGCTTCTGGCACCTCACCTGCAGTGGTGAGCAATGCGACAACTAATATACCATCCTCATCATCTCCACGACTGACAGCTGATATGGCCGAGGTGAAACAGGCCTCGAGAGCTGACTACATGCACCGCCCAACTACTGTCATGGTTTCGCCACTGTCTCCAGAGGCCCAGACCACAAATCTGGTTGCGAGAGCTCAGCCCATGATGTATCCCCCGGGCAGCTACAGAATTTTACCATTCCACAGTGATTTATACGGAGCAAGTGGGCATGGACTGGTGGTTTCATCTTTCACTGACCACAGCTCGCTGGTCAGCGACCACATGGGCAAAGTGTGGCCGCAACCTGCACTCGAAGGTGCTGCTTCCCTGCTCCCCTGTGACGCTATGCCAGGTGGTGGTCACAGGGTGTCTGAAGTAGAGCCACAGGCTGGCCTTTCGCATCCATTGTGGGGAGACCAGGATCTGCAACAAACCGACAACCAGTGTATCGCAGAACTGAAGGAGGAGCTCAATCTCATGAATTCGTTGTCTGCATGCCCAGTTGTCCCAGAAGACATAGGAAGACACTCTAG